A stretch of Ligilactobacillus faecis DNA encodes these proteins:
- a CDS encoding PTS sugar transporter subunit IIA, producing MELTKDMILLDQAPATKTEAIRLAGQLLVKAGCVKEEYIDSMIARNNDVSTYMGNFIAIPHGTDAGKKYIEKTGISVVQVPLGVDFSNDAATENLVTVVFGIAGSNNEHLELLSQIALFCSDVSNVAKLADAQSEQEIIDLLKEVGKE from the coding sequence ATGGAATTAACAAAAGATATGATCTTATTAGATCAAGCACCCGCTACCAAAACTGAGGCGATCCGCTTAGCCGGACAGTTGCTCGTCAAAGCTGGCTGTGTTAAAGAAGAGTATATCGATTCGATGATCGCAAGAAATAATGATGTTTCGACATATATGGGCAATTTCATCGCGATCCCCCACGGAACTGACGCTGGCAAAAAATATATCGAAAAAACAGGGATCTCAGTCGTTCAAGTTCCATTAGGTGTTGACTTTAGTAATGATGCAGCGACAGAGAATCTAGTGACGGTCGTTTTTGGGATCGCAGGCTCAAATAACGAGCATTTAGAGTTGCTCTCTCAGATCGCACTTTTTTGTAGTGATGTTTCAAACGTAGCCAAATTAGCAGATGCACAAAGTGAACAAGAGATCATAGATTTATTGAAAGAGGTCGGAAAAGAATGA
- a CDS encoding mannitol-1-phosphate 5-dehydrogenase, with translation MKKALHFGAGNIGRGFIGEVLAKNGFAITFVDVSEEIIDALNEKGAYKIFLAGPEKEEQLITNVKGINNALEPEKVSAALVETDLVTTAIGPKILPKIAPLIASGIKQRKQAKKMRPLDVIACENMIGGSQFLRQEVYRYLDGPERAYADEYLGFPNAAVDRIVPKQDHTDPLSVTVEPFKEWVVDESQLKAPALKLTEVHYAKDLEPYIERKLFSVNTGHATVAYTGADLGYQTIKDAIKDPKVLQRLRAVLSETRALLLAKWDFSAKELEDYHQKIIARFENPYLSDEIVRVGRTPLRKLGYNERFIRPLRESFARGLNYQALLETTALIYRFDDPKDEESQKLASLLATRPLKTVISETTGLDPKKDHVLIEQLATCYLQHK, from the coding sequence ATGAAAAAAGCATTACATTTTGGAGCAGGTAATATCGGACGGGGCTTTATCGGAGAAGTTTTGGCTAAAAACGGTTTTGCGATCACATTTGTTGATGTTTCAGAAGAGATCATCGATGCTTTAAATGAGAAAGGTGCCTATAAGATCTTCTTAGCTGGACCAGAAAAAGAAGAGCAACTGATCACAAATGTCAAAGGGATAAATAATGCGCTTGAACCAGAAAAAGTTAGCGCAGCTTTGGTAGAAACAGATCTAGTGACGACTGCGATCGGACCTAAGATCTTACCAAAGATCGCTCCTTTGATCGCTTCTGGGATCAAGCAACGTAAACAAGCTAAAAAGATGCGACCGTTAGATGTGATCGCCTGTGAGAACATGATCGGTGGCTCACAATTTTTAAGACAAGAAGTCTATCGTTACTTAGATGGACCTGAGCGTGCTTATGCTGATGAATATCTAGGTTTTCCAAACGCTGCTGTTGATCGGATCGTACCTAAACAAGACCACACAGATCCTTTGTCAGTCACTGTCGAGCCTTTCAAAGAGTGGGTCGTAGACGAAAGTCAACTCAAAGCTCCAGCGCTAAAATTGACGGAAGTTCATTATGCTAAAGATCTTGAACCCTATATCGAGCGTAAACTTTTTTCGGTCAATACTGGACATGCGACAGTTGCTTATACTGGAGCTGATCTAGGCTACCAGACGATCAAAGATGCGATCAAAGATCCTAAAGTTTTGCAACGCTTGCGTGCGGTTTTAAGTGAGACTAGAGCCTTGTTGCTTGCTAAATGGGACTTTAGTGCAAAAGAACTTGAAGATTACCACCAAAAGATCATCGCCCGCTTTGAAAATCCTTATCTTTCTGATGAGATCGTTCGCGTTGGCCGTACACCGCTCCGGAAATTGGGTTATAACGAGCGCTTTATTCGCCCCTTGCGTGAGAGTTTTGCCCGCGGGCTTAATTATCAAGCACTTTTAGAGACGACCGCGTTGATCTATCGTTTCGACGACCCAAAAGATGAAGAAAGCCAAAAGTTGGCGTCTCTCTTAGCGACCCGACCGCTGAAAACTGTGATCAGTGAGACGACTGGATTAGATCCAAAAAAAGATCATGTCTTGATCGAACAGTTAGCTACATGTTATTTACAGCATAAATAA
- a CDS encoding BglG family transcription antiterminator: MVKLSERQKVILTAFFQNEVKGVALDQLKKQTKASRRTIYREFNELSLYLDHLGLKIRNEQGRYRLKGAASGLTQLQELLGVQTEVSLPLKSKRRQNALAALLLLADEPQKIVGLALELDVSENTIKRDLNILEEALADFAVEIKRKKGSGVWLQTTETIRRQILCEILLNELNDYQFFEYLTGQWQTPDIFLRLLPRELLVACHNGLKKSVFEKTSVTSDQQTITLILYFALCLFRSQQKHYVTKAPDSDALRYQALVYRFLAVCELKSTLPQGEVNYLAEKLQQVIQKKHTVDYENEFELSISLKVKDLIALVSKKVKYDFARDPLFFKKLATHIVNLIQNEESGLPDVKIEMLERLQKEHQVLFLSIKQAWQEIFFDKTLTETELQLILLYFASQLTTSKKNERLAVLVICENGIGTSSILKQRLKKELPQIKQIKIAKVFELAELSLKEYDVVLSTLMLPGFPRDYQIVSPLLTATELKRLKEFLAQYQKEYLSKASPAAAKEPTDLPEKLAFIAQKAFFCSELVSSLTIKRLEITTDSLPTVIAQAVAKVSREIITDRAQVTQALLAREKLAPIGLPESSLALLHTVSSAVTQCHFMIFDLTRPLPMLAMDQTKIAVTRFLLILGPKEMSDSERETLGSISSMIIMSDQTLALFTSGTKEVLQTQLAKHFLKEIKSGIPI, from the coding sequence ATGGTCAAATTAAGTGAGCGTCAAAAAGTCATTTTAACTGCCTTTTTCCAAAATGAGGTCAAGGGAGTTGCGCTCGATCAGTTGAAAAAGCAAACTAAAGCTAGTCGGCGCACGATCTACCGTGAATTTAATGAATTAAGTCTTTATTTAGATCATTTAGGACTCAAGATCAGAAATGAACAAGGACGTTATCGCTTAAAAGGTGCAGCGTCAGGTCTGACGCAGTTGCAAGAACTCTTAGGAGTCCAAACTGAGGTCAGCCTTCCGTTAAAAAGTAAGCGCCGCCAAAATGCGTTAGCGGCATTATTACTTTTAGCTGATGAGCCCCAAAAGATCGTTGGTCTAGCTTTAGAACTAGATGTCAGCGAAAATACGATCAAGCGGGATCTAAATATTTTAGAAGAAGCGTTAGCAGATTTTGCAGTCGAGATAAAGCGAAAGAAGGGCAGTGGTGTTTGGCTCCAAACAACAGAAACGATCCGCCGCCAGATCTTATGCGAGATCTTATTAAATGAACTCAATGACTACCAATTCTTTGAGTACTTGACTGGTCAATGGCAGACGCCAGATATCTTTTTACGGCTTTTGCCACGAGAATTGCTAGTCGCATGCCATAATGGCCTCAAAAAAAGCGTCTTTGAAAAAACGTCAGTCACAAGTGATCAACAGACGATCACTTTGATCTTGTACTTTGCCTTGTGTCTCTTTCGAAGCCAACAAAAGCACTATGTGACGAAAGCACCAGATAGTGATGCTTTGCGTTATCAAGCTTTAGTTTATCGCTTTTTAGCAGTATGTGAACTCAAGAGCACTTTGCCCCAAGGTGAAGTGAATTATTTAGCAGAAAAATTGCAACAAGTTATCCAAAAAAAACATACTGTTGATTATGAAAATGAATTTGAGTTGAGCATTTCGCTCAAAGTCAAAGATCTGATCGCTTTAGTCTCAAAAAAAGTCAAATACGATTTTGCGCGCGATCCACTTTTCTTTAAAAAACTTGCAACACATATCGTCAATTTGATCCAAAATGAAGAAAGCGGGCTACCAGACGTTAAGATCGAGATGCTTGAACGGCTACAAAAAGAACATCAGGTACTTTTTTTGAGTATCAAACAAGCGTGGCAAGAGATCTTCTTTGATAAAACGCTGACTGAGACTGAATTGCAATTGATCTTGCTCTATTTTGCAAGTCAATTGACGACATCTAAGAAAAATGAACGCTTAGCGGTTTTAGTGATCTGTGAAAATGGGATCGGCACGTCTTCGATCTTAAAACAGCGTTTGAAAAAAGAACTTCCACAGATCAAACAGATCAAGATCGCTAAAGTTTTTGAATTAGCAGAACTTAGCTTAAAAGAATATGATGTCGTTTTATCGACGCTGATGCTTCCGGGATTTCCTAGAGATTATCAGATCGTTAGTCCACTTTTGACTGCTACAGAATTAAAGCGCTTAAAAGAATTTTTAGCACAATATCAAAAAGAATATTTGAGTAAAGCGAGTCCTGCAGCAGCTAAAGAACCAACAGATCTACCTGAGAAATTAGCGTTTATCGCGCAAAAAGCCTTTTTTTGTTCAGAACTGGTCAGTAGTTTGACGATCAAACGCTTAGAGATCACGACAGATTCTTTGCCTACTGTGATCGCACAAGCAGTTGCTAAAGTTTCACGAGAGATCATAACTGACCGTGCTCAAGTTACCCAAGCCCTTTTAGCGCGTGAAAAATTAGCTCCGATCGGATTACCAGAAAGTTCGTTGGCATTGTTACATACTGTCAGTTCAGCAGTCACGCAGTGCCATTTTATGATCTTTGATCTGACGCGCCCCTTACCGATGTTAGCGATGGATCAAACAAAGATCGCAGTTACGCGCTTTTTATTGATCCTAGGTCCTAAAGAAATGTCAGACAGTGAACGGGAAACTTTAGGATCGATCAGTAGTATGATCATCATGAGCGATCAAACTTTAGCTTTATTTACATCAGGTACGAAAGAAGTTTTGCAAACACAGCTGGCAAAGCACTTTTTAAAAGAAATAAAAAGTGGTATACCAATTTGA
- the glmS gene encoding glutamine--fructose-6-phosphate transaminase (isomerizing) translates to MCGIVGVTGNSNAKDILLDGLEQLEYRGYDSAGIYVNDQHGDGFLVKEKGRIADLRALVGDEVVGSTGIGHTRWATHGVPSVRNAHPHVSANGRFFLVHNGVIGNFAQLRETYLQDVELKSDTDTEIIVQLVGKFSDEGLDTLAAFRKVLSLVDESSSYSFLMMDKEQPEKLFVAKNKSPLLIGVGAGFNVVCSDAVAMLTQTHDFIELTDGEVVIVTPDQIKILDEKDHEIKRKPFHVDTDPAAAQKGAYPHYMLKEIDEQPGVMRTLVQEYFDASGNVKIDQDLLDTLGQADRLYIVAAGTSYHAGLVGKELFEKLAGIPTEVHVASEFAYNPPLLSKRPFFIFLTQSGETADSRQVLTQVNEWGYPSLTITNVPNSTLSREASYTLLLHAGPEIAVASTKAYTAQIALEAILVKAYGEAKGIQKVKDFDVASELTKVANGMQELVDEKHNVEQIAKEMLSTTRNAFYIGRGVDYALAQEAALKLKEVSYVQTEGFASGELKHGTIALIEEGTPVVAIITDPKTAAHTRSNAQEVLARGANVLFIASRDLATDNDQIVLPEVDPLLSPLVSVVPTQLLAYYTSIQRGYDVDKPRNLAKSVTVE, encoded by the coding sequence ATGTGTGGTATTGTTGGGGTTACAGGCAATAGCAATGCAAAAGATATTTTATTAGACGGCTTAGAACAACTTGAATATCGTGGCTATGACTCAGCTGGGATCTATGTCAATGATCAGCACGGTGATGGTTTTTTAGTTAAAGAAAAGGGACGGATCGCAGACTTACGCGCTTTAGTCGGGGATGAGGTCGTTGGCTCAACTGGGATCGGACATACTCGTTGGGCGACACACGGTGTGCCAAGCGTACGTAATGCCCATCCACATGTTTCAGCTAATGGGCGTTTCTTTTTAGTGCATAACGGTGTGATCGGTAACTTTGCCCAATTACGCGAAACATACTTACAAGATGTTGAGCTAAAAAGTGATACCGACACCGAGATCATCGTTCAATTAGTCGGAAAATTCTCTGATGAAGGTCTCGATACTTTAGCAGCTTTCCGAAAAGTTTTAAGTTTAGTCGATGAAAGTTCTTCTTATTCCTTTTTGATGATGGACAAAGAACAACCAGAAAAGCTTTTTGTTGCTAAAAATAAGAGTCCACTTTTGATCGGGGTCGGTGCAGGTTTTAACGTTGTTTGTTCCGATGCAGTTGCCATGTTGACACAAACGCATGATTTTATCGAATTGACAGACGGTGAAGTCGTGATCGTGACACCAGATCAGATCAAGATCTTAGATGAAAAAGATCATGAGATCAAACGAAAACCATTCCATGTGGATACTGATCCCGCTGCTGCTCAAAAAGGCGCTTACCCACACTATATGTTGAAAGAGATCGATGAACAACCAGGTGTGATGCGGACTTTAGTGCAAGAGTATTTTGATGCTTCTGGTAATGTCAAGATCGATCAAGACTTGCTCGATACTTTAGGTCAAGCTGATCGTTTATATATCGTAGCTGCTGGGACAAGTTATCATGCTGGGCTCGTTGGCAAAGAGCTTTTTGAAAAATTAGCTGGTATCCCAACAGAAGTTCATGTGGCCTCTGAATTTGCTTATAATCCACCGCTCTTATCGAAGCGTCCATTCTTTATCTTCTTGACTCAAAGTGGTGAAACAGCTGATAGTCGCCAAGTTTTGACTCAAGTCAATGAATGGGGCTATCCAAGTTTGACGATCACTAACGTGCCAAACTCAACGCTTTCGCGCGAAGCGAGCTACACGCTTTTATTACATGCTGGGCCTGAGATCGCTGTTGCTTCTACAAAAGCTTATACGGCTCAGATCGCCTTAGAAGCGATCTTAGTCAAAGCTTACGGCGAAGCCAAAGGGATCCAAAAAGTCAAAGACTTTGATGTGGCTTCTGAATTGACTAAAGTTGCTAATGGGATGCAAGAATTAGTTGATGAAAAGCATAATGTCGAACAGATCGCTAAAGAGATGTTGAGTACAACGCGAAACGCCTTTTACATCGGACGCGGAGTCGACTACGCTTTAGCACAAGAAGCGGCTTTGAAACTCAAAGAAGTTTCTTATGTCCAAACAGAAGGGTTTGCTTCAGGTGAATTGAAACACGGAACGATCGCCTTGATCGAAGAAGGTACACCAGTTGTGGCGATCATCACAGATCCAAAAACAGCTGCCCATACAAGAAGTAACGCACAAGAGGTCTTAGCGCGCGGTGCTAATGTCTTGTTCATCGCTAGTCGTGATCTGGCAACAGATAATGATCAGATCGTCTTACCAGAAGTTGACCCGTTACTTTCTCCACTTGTGTCAGTCGTGCCAACACAATTACTGGCTTATTACACAAGTATCCAACGTGGTTACGATGTCGACAAGCCACGTAACTTAGCTAAGAGCGTAACAGTCGAATAA
- the nagB gene encoding glucosamine-6-phosphate deaminase: MEVIVVKDKVAGGKKAAEIFKQEYESGAKVFGLATGGTPETTYAELVKSSLDFSDAISINLDEYVGLAKDDPQSYHYYMQEHLFKDKPFKHSYLPNGKESDAKKETARYHEVIETHPIDLQLLGIGENGHIGFNEPGTPFDSTTAKIKLTDSTIKANSRYFADPTDVPQYAYSMGIGEIMQAKHILLEAFGENKAKAVKAMLEGEVTPDVPASVLQKHPKVTVIVDEAAAKLLTK, from the coding sequence ATGGAAGTTATTGTAGTCAAAGATAAAGTCGCTGGTGGCAAAAAAGCAGCTGAGATCTTTAAACAAGAATATGAGAGCGGTGCCAAAGTTTTTGGCTTAGCTACTGGTGGAACCCCAGAAACGACTTATGCCGAATTAGTCAAAAGTTCCCTTGATTTTAGTGATGCGATCTCGATCAATTTAGACGAGTATGTCGGGCTTGCCAAAGATGATCCCCAAAGCTATCACTACTATATGCAAGAACATCTCTTCAAAGATAAACCATTCAAACATTCGTATTTACCAAACGGCAAGGAAAGCGATGCTAAAAAAGAAACTGCACGTTATCATGAAGTGATCGAAACACATCCGATCGATCTGCAATTGTTAGGGATCGGCGAAAACGGACATATCGGTTTTAATGAACCAGGGACGCCATTTGATTCAACGACAGCTAAGATCAAGTTGACAGATTCAACGATCAAAGCGAATTCACGTTATTTTGCTGATCCAACAGATGTGCCACAATATGCTTATTCGATGGGGATCGGTGAGATCATGCAAGCTAAGCATATCTTATTAGAAGCTTTTGGTGAAAATAAAGCAAAAGCTGTCAAAGCAATGCTTGAAGGTGAAGTGACGCCAGACGTGCCGGCAAGTGTTTTACAAAAACATCCTAAAGTCACAGTCATCGTTGATGAAGCAGCTGCTAAATTATTGACTAAATAA
- a CDS encoding putative polysaccharide biosynthesis protein, producing MKNKLLSGTFWMMLGSILSRILGIVYLIPWLMMIGSPADQNAAQAIFNAAYTPYALFLALGVAGFPTAIARQVAEYNGQNRFKDSLHVFKYGLLFMFFTGALCGLLLYLFAPLIARQSAVVSTEVATTAIRVMVPTLVILPPMSMIRGFYQGNSDMQPMGVSQLWEQLVRVLFILVATYWIMILGHGDYIKAVNYSTFATFIGALASYIYLLAYMRKRFGHYKTLYHESLPPRDVSIGRIFKDIFKEALPFIYIGSAITIYQFIDQLTFKDIMVGLTGLDALQAQDLYTYFSANPSKITTVVISLTIAISESSLPLLATLAKRKEKEQIGQTIAQNIELMLVTLLPSSLLLAVLAWEVNGVFFPFSQLGAHLLAYALVTSIALAVFTDLFTVIQSLGEHKLAVRYLTLGIVLKLALQVPLTYTFGAYGALTATALSFTLISLGVYGHIKHKYLVRGQLKNVKLIIVINVLVALAALLVNELISLVYVPQNKVTAFLYAAVFGGSFALLYLALLNKSGVFKDIFGFKVRLAVRGKH from the coding sequence ATGAAAAACAAATTGTTATCTGGAACGTTTTGGATGATGCTTGGGAGTATTTTGTCACGGATCTTGGGGATCGTTTATTTGATACCATGGCTCATGATGATCGGCAGTCCCGCCGATCAAAATGCAGCGCAAGCGATCTTCAATGCAGCTTATACTCCTTATGCACTTTTCCTCGCCTTAGGAGTAGCTGGTTTTCCGACCGCGATCGCGCGTCAAGTTGCCGAATATAACGGACAAAACCGCTTTAAAGATAGTTTGCATGTTTTTAAATATGGTCTGCTCTTTATGTTTTTTACAGGGGCACTATGTGGCCTGTTGCTTTATCTTTTTGCACCTTTGATCGCACGCCAAAGCGCCGTTGTTTCGACAGAAGTCGCTACGACTGCGATCCGTGTGATGGTCCCAACACTTGTGATCTTACCACCGATGAGCATGATCCGTGGCTTTTATCAAGGAAATTCAGATATGCAACCGATGGGTGTCTCACAACTATGGGAACAATTAGTACGTGTCCTCTTTATTTTAGTTGCGACTTACTGGATCATGATCTTAGGTCATGGTGATTATATCAAAGCTGTAAATTATAGCACGTTTGCGACTTTCATCGGTGCGCTAGCAAGTTACATATATCTTTTAGCTTACATGCGCAAACGTTTTGGACACTATAAAACTCTTTATCATGAAAGCTTACCGCCACGCGATGTTTCGATCGGGCGGATCTTCAAAGATATTTTCAAAGAAGCGCTACCGTTTATCTATATCGGTTCAGCGATCACGATCTATCAATTTATCGATCAGTTGACTTTTAAAGATATCATGGTCGGTCTGACAGGTTTAGATGCTTTGCAAGCTCAAGATCTGTACACATATTTTTCAGCCAACCCAAGTAAGATCACGACGGTCGTGATCTCCTTGACGATCGCGATCTCTGAGTCTTCTTTACCGCTTCTAGCAACGTTAGCCAAGCGTAAAGAAAAAGAGCAGATCGGGCAAACGATCGCGCAAAATATCGAATTGATGTTAGTGACATTACTGCCAAGTTCGCTTCTTTTAGCTGTTTTAGCTTGGGAAGTAAATGGAGTCTTCTTTCCATTTAGTCAGTTAGGGGCACATCTCTTAGCTTACGCCTTAGTAACAAGTATTGCCTTGGCGGTTTTTACAGATCTTTTTACTGTGATCCAGTCATTAGGCGAACATAAACTAGCAGTGCGCTATTTGACGCTAGGGATCGTTTTGAAATTAGCTCTCCAAGTTCCGTTGACGTATACTTTCGGTGCTTATGGAGCTTTGACAGCTACGGCTCTTTCATTTACTTTGATCTCATTAGGTGTTTATGGACATATCAAACATAAGTATTTAGTTAGAGGACAACTCAAAAATGTCAAATTGATCATTGTGATCAATGTTTTAGTCGCGTTAGCCGCGCTCTTAGTAAATGAATTGATCAGTTTAGTCTACGTTCCCCAAAATAAAGTGACGGCCTTTTTATACGCCGCTGTTTTTGGGGGGAGCTTTGCCTTACTATATCTTGCGCTTTTGAACAAGAGTGGGGTCTTCAAAGATATCTTTGGTTTTAAAGTTCGCCTAGCTGTTCGCGGTAAACATTGA
- a CDS encoding ABC transporter substrate-binding protein has product MKLNKLFKVFSVVFILSFFVSACGAKHTQTSANEKKETTKLNIGTMPAPDSLPLYVAQKEGYFKAEGLDVKLTSFKSPKDRDAAIASGQLNAAVSDVVALASYVNGDLGWKSATALTGYFGIVTSDPAVTDVALLKGKTVATQPRQTPTFYLDQQLKAHGLTSSDVKIKEVAAIPVRLQLVEQHKADATILPDPFLSMAKASGAKVIAQSDPTKYQTTILAVDKELGKDQKVRAKFIRAYNKAVQTIDQHDASDYQEILVKDLGFPEAIAKNYQLPKYTAARPVATQMLKEAFNYAKSEGILHETKDPAKYQLKVVD; this is encoded by the coding sequence GTGAAGTTGAATAAATTATTTAAAGTTTTTAGTGTAGTCTTTATTTTGAGTTTTTTTGTCAGCGCTTGTGGCGCTAAACATACTCAGACGAGTGCAAACGAGAAAAAAGAAACAACTAAGCTAAACATCGGAACGATGCCGGCGCCAGATTCTTTACCATTATACGTAGCACAAAAAGAAGGTTATTTTAAAGCTGAAGGATTGGATGTCAAGTTGACAAGCTTTAAATCACCTAAAGATCGTGATGCAGCGATCGCAAGTGGGCAACTAAATGCAGCTGTCAGTGATGTCGTTGCTTTGGCAAGTTATGTCAATGGGGATCTAGGTTGGAAGAGTGCGACAGCTTTGACTGGTTATTTTGGGATCGTTACGAGTGATCCCGCCGTGACTGATGTCGCTTTGCTCAAAGGTAAAACTGTCGCAACTCAGCCACGACAAACGCCGACATTTTACTTAGATCAACAGTTAAAAGCTCATGGTCTGACAAGTTCAGACGTGAAGATCAAAGAAGTTGCTGCGATCCCAGTCCGTTTACAATTAGTTGAACAACATAAAGCAGATGCTACGATCTTGCCTGATCCATTTTTGAGCATGGCTAAAGCTAGCGGAGCAAAAGTGATCGCTCAAAGTGATCCTACTAAATACCAAACCACGATCTTAGCCGTCGATAAAGAGTTAGGCAAAGATCAAAAAGTTCGCGCTAAATTCATACGTGCTTATAATAAGGCTGTCCAAACGATCGATCAGCATGATGCAAGCGATTATCAAGAGATCTTAGTCAAAGACCTTGGTTTTCCAGAGGCGATCGCCAAAAATTATCAGTTGCCTAAGTATACAGCGGCGCGCCCAGTTGCCACACAGATGCTAAAAGAAGCGTTCAACTATGCCAAAAGCGAAGGGATCTTACATGAAACTAAAGATCCAGCTAAGTATCAATTGAAGGTCGTTGATTGA
- a CDS encoding ATP-binding cassette domain-containing protein, translating to MLEVSALNVSYQQQAVICDLSFQLAEQKILALLGPSGSGKTTFLRALLGELPYSGQITLGGQKITPHSVRLAYVPQDLGLLPWKTVWQNVVLAQKISQKRHQHMLEEPTALFEKLDLMPVLTRYPAQLSGGQKQRAALARAFALEPELLLMDEAFSALDIVTKAKAQALFLEQWHKAPVTTILVTHDLKEALQLSDQMLIFSKNKRPQLLENPLAKLSYAKRIKPENLMGPFLEFEQRMVQLWEAK from the coding sequence ATGCTTGAAGTTAGTGCATTAAATGTCAGTTATCAACAACAAGCTGTTATCTGTGATCTGTCTTTTCAGTTAGCCGAGCAAAAGATCTTAGCGCTTTTAGGTCCATCGGGTAGTGGTAAGACAACGTTTTTAAGAGCTCTCTTAGGTGAATTGCCATATTCAGGGCAGATCACTTTAGGGGGGCAAAAGATCACTCCACATTCAGTTCGGTTAGCCTATGTGCCACAAGATCTAGGTCTGTTACCGTGGAAAACTGTTTGGCAAAATGTTGTCTTAGCGCAAAAGATCAGCCAAAAAAGACATCAGCATATGTTAGAAGAGCCAACTGCACTCTTTGAAAAATTAGATCTAATGCCAGTTTTGACCCGGTATCCAGCGCAATTATCAGGAGGACAAAAACAAAGAGCTGCATTAGCCCGGGCTTTTGCGCTCGAGCCTGAATTACTTCTAATGGATGAAGCTTTTTCAGCGTTAGATATCGTTACGAAAGCTAAGGCTCAAGCGCTTTTTTTAGAGCAGTGGCATAAGGCGCCAGTTACAACGATCTTAGTCACCCACGATCTCAAAGAAGCGTTACAGTTGAGCGATCAAATGCTGATCTTTTCCAAAAACAAACGCCCCCAGCTTTTAGAAAATCCGTTGGCTAAACTCAGTTATGCAAAACGAATAAAACCTGAAAATTTGATGGGACCGTTTTTAGAATTTGAACAAAGGATGGTGCAACTATGGGAGGCCAAATAA
- a CDS encoding ABC transporter permease translates to MGGQIKRFVYAVVVVHLIWTLCALALDRPLLPTPWAVYAYFPTITWTVLWQNLIASLLRLSVSLSCASLLGIISGIALVRFKRLGQLCDPLLYFLYPLPKIAFLPVLMLLFGLGDGSKIIMITLITVFQITIGVRDAVRQIPAELYQTLDVLAASRVDLFKAVTWPASLAGFLSALKIALGTALATLFFTEIYGTQVGLGYFIMDEWNRLDYRGMFVGIVVLSGLAYLLFSLIELAEGYFLRWQRA, encoded by the coding sequence ATGGGAGGCCAAATAAAGCGTTTTGTTTATGCTGTAGTAGTCGTGCATCTTATTTGGACACTATGTGCATTAGCTTTAGATCGACCACTCTTACCGACACCTTGGGCAGTATATGCTTATTTTCCAACGATCACCTGGACAGTTTTATGGCAAAATCTGATCGCCAGTTTATTGCGGCTAAGTGTCAGTTTAAGTTGTGCTTCGCTTTTAGGGATCATAAGTGGGATCGCGTTGGTGCGTTTTAAAAGACTAGGGCAACTTTGTGATCCCTTGTTGTACTTTCTTTATCCCTTGCCTAAGATCGCCTTTTTACCTGTCCTCATGCTTCTTTTTGGTTTAGGTGATGGCTCAAAGATCATCATGATCACTTTGATCACAGTGTTTCAGATCACGATCGGTGTGCGCGACGCAGTTCGGCAGATCCCTGCCGAATTGTATCAAACTTTAGATGTATTGGCAGCAAGTCGAGTAGATCTTTTTAAAGCTGTAACTTGGCCAGCGAGTTTAGCCGGTTTCTTGTCTGCGTTAAAGATCGCTTTAGGAACTGCGCTTGCAACGCTTTTTTTCACTGAGATCTACGGCACTCAAGTCGGATTAGGCTATTTTATCATGGATGAATGGAATCGCCTCGATTATCGTGGGATGTTTGTGGGGATCGTTGTCCTTAGCGGACTGGCCTACCTTTTATTTAGTTTGATCGAATTAGCAGAAGGATATTTTTTACGGTGGCAAAGAGCTTAG
- a CDS encoding cupredoxin domain-containing protein: MGKVITVIVAIVLIGFILWWFFDKHEQVEVKAKKTGGNEQEVKITVDGGYSPETVVLQKGVPATLVFERKDPSSCLERVVFSDFGINELLPQNEEKKIKFDTSKAGEFGYACGMNMFHGKVVVK, translated from the coding sequence ATGGGAAAAGTCATCACAGTTATCGTTGCCATTGTTTTGATCGGTTTTATTTTATGGTGGTTCTTTGATAAACACGAACAAGTCGAGGTCAAAGCTAAAAAGACCGGGGGGAATGAACAAGAAGTCAAGATCACAGTTGACGGGGGCTATTCACCAGAAACAGTCGTTTTGCAAAAAGGGGTGCCTGCAACACTTGTCTTTGAAAGAAAAGATCCATCGAGCTGTTTAGAGCGCGTCGTCTTTTCTGATTTTGGGATCAACGAGCTTTTGCCCCAAAATGAAGAAAAGAAGATCAAGTTCGATACAAGTAAAGCCGGTGAATTTGGCTATGCATGTGGGATGAACATGTTCCACGGAAAGGTGGTCGTTAAATGA